A stretch of Arachis hypogaea cultivar Tifrunner chromosome 15, arahy.Tifrunner.gnm2.J5K5, whole genome shotgun sequence DNA encodes these proteins:
- the LOC112748207 gene encoding uncharacterized protein gives MNYSSSSSEKPASSELKLLGFPLENTTSSTNNNCIVCSYCDRRFQNFQALGGHQNAHRRERQIIAMHNLLPYQYKPIIIAAFGDAVLPPPEKLLLPAVEASPAGMHRRSNSPSVGRVNDDDDIDLELRLATSPDKESIRCLRKHRS, from the coding sequence ATGAATTACTCATCGTCTTCTTCAGAAAAGCCAGCATCATCAGAGCTGAAGCTATTAGGTTTTCCTTTGGAAAATACCACTAGCAGCACTAATAATAACTGTATAGTCTGTTCATACTGTGATCGAAGATTCCAGAACTTTCAAGCACTTGGAGGACACCAGAATGCCCATAGAAGAGAGAGGCAAATTATCGCTATGCATAATCTACTACCGTACCAATACAAACCAATAATAATCGCTGCTTTTGGTGACGCTGTATTGCCACCGCCGGAAAAGCTATTGTTACCTGCGGTGGAGGCATCACCGGCGGGAATGCACCGCCGCAGTAACTCTCCCTCTGTAGGAAGAGTTAATGATGATGACGACATTGATCTTGAATTGAGATTAGCTACCTCCCCTGATAAGGAGTCTATAAGGTGTTTGAGAAAACACCGCAGTTAA
- the LOC112750090 gene encoding uncharacterized protein isoform X2, with product MKDQLDLRYSSKNQSEVEVETEPGILDESINAVEIDPVSKIQSSLDSSLAKATKTNNIHEGQLNRSQGHANGSIKSMGEGELVTKEKFERIKSMLEAELSDIQERYFHMSLKYAEVEAEREELVMKLKEVSSITSEKR from the exons ATGAAAGATCAACTGGACCTTCGCTATAGTAGCAAAAATCAGAGTGAG GTGGAAGTGGAAACTGAACCTGGAATTCTTGATGAAAGTATTAATGCTGTAGAAATAGATCCAGTATCAAAGATTCAGTCATCACTTGATAGTTCTCTTGCAAAAGCTACAAAAACGAATAACATACATGAAGGTCAACTTAATAG ATCCCAAGGCCATGCAAATGGTTCAATAAAATCAATGGGGGAAGGAGAACTTGtgacaaaagaaaaatttgaacgtATAAAATCAATGCTAGAGGCAGAGTTAAGTGATATTCAAGAGCGGTACTTCCACATGAGCCTTAAATATGCTGAGGTAGAAGCTGAGCGTGAAGAACTTGTGATGAAGCTCAAAGAG GTCTCTTCCATAACCTCAGAAAAGAGGTGA
- the LOC112750090 gene encoding uncharacterized protein isoform X1 encodes MKDQLDLRYSSKNQSEVEVETEPGILDESINAVEIDPVSKIQSSLDSSLAKATKTNNIHEGQLNRSQGHANGSIKSMGEGELVTKEKFERIKSMLEAELSDIQERYFHMSLKYAEVEAEREELVMKLKEVGLMEETKRAE; translated from the exons ATGAAAGATCAACTGGACCTTCGCTATAGTAGCAAAAATCAGAGTGAG GTGGAAGTGGAAACTGAACCTGGAATTCTTGATGAAAGTATTAATGCTGTAGAAATAGATCCAGTATCAAAGATTCAGTCATCACTTGATAGTTCTCTTGCAAAAGCTACAAAAACGAATAACATACATGAAGGTCAACTTAATAG ATCCCAAGGCCATGCAAATGGTTCAATAAAATCAATGGGGGAAGGAGAACTTGtgacaaaagaaaaatttgaacgtATAAAATCAATGCTAGAGGCAGAGTTAAGTGATATTCAAGAGCGGTACTTCCACATGAGCCTTAAATATGCTGAGGTAGAAGCTGAGCGTGAAGAACTTGTGATGAAGCTCAAAGAG GTTGGATTGATGGAAGAAACCAAGCGTGCTgagtga